The Bacillus vallismortis genome window below encodes:
- a CDS encoding helix-turn-helix transcriptional regulator: protein MEPIEVFKALSNESRLQILQWLKEPDRHFAPHEGIDMNTIGVCVSQITDKLKMTQSTASQYLTILLRAGLIKAERIGKYTYYKRDEEAIGKLADFLKTEI from the coding sequence ATGGAACCAATTGAAGTATTCAAAGCCTTATCAAATGAATCAAGGCTGCAAATTTTACAATGGCTGAAGGAGCCTGATCGTCATTTTGCACCCCATGAAGGGATTGATATGAACACAATCGGGGTATGTGTCAGTCAAATAACAGACAAATTGAAAATGACGCAATCGACGGCTTCTCAATATCTTACCATCCTTTTAAGAGCCGGCCTGATTAAGGCGGAACGAATCGGAAAGTACACGTATTACAAAAGAGATGAAGAAGCCATTGGGAAACTTGCTGACTTTCTTAAAACAGAGATATAA
- a CDS encoding DUF2309 domain-containing protein gives MGITSELTKENVKNKDVDLDVQESDIHVLIESASRVIAPLWPISTFAARNPWMGLENQPFDQVASWLKNTRDVDIYPSASLIHSAKNKGEIDEDFVEMGLQSWLDSHSFTIPRDAAERFCRAGLKLDPLPSDLLSSHKLEKLVNECSGLDRIENIFMQPISSYIENQDGERLINILDHHVIKWCKLYLDDSQAGWTMPNRDEGFYRAWQHLIQYDPALSKKQRERLKGWPQEAHLALQEVLFALEIPESEIQSYLEGHLLSLPGWAGMMLWRSQQSSHEHALLTEYLAVRILMERAFVKPYLPLANQRPEKKMSITPLLAAWIHWGDLAIEEWSQMSADEQNEYLSFAYSFDENLRRKLWLEAWEQTHTDRLSQKIISKQHETNGKTSALAQLAFCIDVRSEPFRRQLEKEGPFETIGIAGFFGVPIATCELGSKHSHASLPVILKPQHKIKEFVDDDVLEKYNQRKKAVYSVSHTFKTMKQNVLTSLLLPELSGPWLSLQMVARSFVPRKADRFIRNLRETWLRKPDTKLSLHHVYDTEAEIPVGFSEEERVNFARQALKMMGLTENFAPLVVICGHGSQSANNPYAAALDCGACGGAAGGFNARVLAALCNLSEVREVLLTEGIKIPEDTVFAAAEHKTTVDELHWIYVPELSEAAQEAFDRIEAVMPKVSHNANAERLAQLPNFQKELKNPKAEAHRFAEDWSEIRPEWGLARNAAFIIGQRELTKDCDLEGRAFLHNYEWNQDESGELLANIIAGPGTVAQWINLQYYASTVAPHYYGSGNKATQTVTAGLGVMQGNASDLLAGLPWQSVMQSDQEVYHSPLRLLVVIQAPRDYVERLLNNDSVFREKVQNGWIRLASVDPDGRWENW, from the coding sequence ATGGGCATTACATCTGAATTAACGAAAGAAAATGTAAAAAACAAAGATGTAGATCTTGATGTTCAAGAAAGTGATATTCACGTTTTAATTGAATCTGCCAGCCGAGTGATTGCGCCGCTTTGGCCTATTTCTACCTTTGCTGCACGCAATCCGTGGATGGGTCTCGAAAACCAACCTTTTGATCAGGTTGCAAGCTGGTTGAAAAATACCCGTGATGTTGATATATACCCTAGTGCGTCTTTGATCCATTCAGCAAAGAATAAAGGTGAGATTGATGAAGATTTTGTGGAAATGGGGCTGCAGAGTTGGTTGGATTCACATTCCTTTACTATCCCGCGGGACGCGGCAGAACGATTTTGTCGTGCTGGATTAAAATTAGATCCACTGCCTTCCGACCTTTTATCATCGCATAAGCTGGAGAAATTGGTGAATGAATGTAGTGGATTGGATCGTATCGAGAATATTTTTATGCAGCCAATAAGTTCATATATAGAGAATCAAGATGGTGAAAGGTTAATCAATATACTAGATCATCATGTCATTAAGTGGTGTAAATTATATCTTGATGACTCTCAAGCAGGTTGGACAATGCCCAATCGTGATGAAGGTTTTTATCGTGCTTGGCAGCATCTGATTCAATATGATCCAGCACTTAGTAAAAAGCAGCGTGAAAGATTAAAAGGCTGGCCGCAAGAAGCACACTTGGCTTTACAAGAAGTATTATTCGCACTAGAAATCCCCGAATCAGAAATCCAGAGCTATCTTGAAGGTCATTTACTTTCCTTACCTGGATGGGCAGGGATGATGCTTTGGCGCTCCCAACAATCGAGCCATGAACATGCACTTCTAACAGAATATTTAGCAGTTCGAATATTGATGGAGCGTGCCTTTGTAAAGCCTTATTTACCTTTGGCTAATCAACGACCTGAGAAAAAAATGTCGATTACGCCCCTTTTAGCAGCTTGGATCCATTGGGGGGACCTTGCAATAGAGGAATGGTCACAGATGTCGGCCGATGAACAAAACGAATATTTATCATTTGCCTACAGCTTTGATGAGAACCTTCGCAGGAAACTTTGGTTAGAAGCTTGGGAACAAACACACACAGATCGATTAAGTCAGAAGATCATCTCGAAACAACACGAAACCAACGGTAAAACATCGGCGTTAGCTCAATTAGCATTCTGCATCGATGTCCGATCAGAACCTTTTCGCCGTCAACTAGAAAAAGAAGGCCCGTTTGAAACGATTGGTATTGCCGGTTTCTTCGGGGTGCCGATTGCAACTTGTGAACTTGGCAGTAAACACAGTCATGCCTCCTTGCCGGTCATACTAAAACCGCAACATAAAATAAAAGAGTTCGTAGATGATGATGTACTCGAAAAATACAACCAACGCAAAAAGGCAGTTTATTCCGTAAGCCATACATTTAAAACGATGAAACAGAATGTGCTTACGAGCTTACTTCTGCCTGAGCTAAGTGGACCTTGGCTAAGTCTGCAAATGGTAGCGCGTAGCTTTGTACCAAGAAAAGCAGATCGTTTCATTCGTAATCTCCGTGAGACTTGGTTACGCAAACCTGATACAAAACTCTCGCTTCATCATGTTTATGACACAGAGGCAGAGATACCTGTTGGTTTTTCTGAAGAAGAAAGAGTGAACTTTGCTCGCCAAGCTCTAAAAATGATGGGGTTAACTGAGAATTTCGCACCATTAGTCGTGATTTGCGGGCATGGCAGTCAAAGCGCCAATAATCCTTATGCAGCAGCTCTTGACTGTGGTGCTTGCGGTGGAGCTGCCGGCGGATTCAATGCAAGAGTTTTAGCTGCTTTATGTAATCTTTCAGAGGTAAGAGAAGTTCTTTTAACTGAAGGAATTAAAATCCCTGAGGATACCGTTTTCGCAGCCGCTGAGCATAAAACAACAGTGGATGAATTACATTGGATTTATGTTCCTGAACTTTCCGAAGCTGCACAAGAAGCATTTGATCGTATCGAAGCTGTTATGCCGAAAGTGAGCCATAATGCAAATGCAGAACGTCTAGCCCAATTACCGAATTTCCAAAAGGAACTTAAAAATCCGAAGGCTGAGGCACACCGATTTGCGGAAGATTGGAGTGAGATACGTCCGGAATGGGGACTAGCTCGTAATGCCGCTTTTATCATCGGCCAACGTGAACTAACTAAGGATTGTGATTTGGAAGGAAGAGCCTTCCTTCATAATTATGAATGGAATCAGGATGAAAGCGGTGAACTCCTAGCAAATATTATTGCAGGGCCTGGAACTGTGGCCCAATGGATTAATTTACAATATTACGCATCAACGGTCGCACCTCATTATTATGGCAGCGGAAATAAGGCAACTCAAACCGTTACTGCAGGTCTCGGAGTTATGCAGGGGAATGCAAGTGACTTGTTAGCCGGACTGCCTTGGCAATCCGTCATGCAATCAGATCAAGAGGTTTATCATTCTCCTCTTCGTTTGCTGGTTGTCATCCAAGCTCCTAGAGATTATGTAGAACGGTTATTAAATAATGATTCAGTATTTCGAGAAAAAGTTCAAAATGGATGGATTCGACTGGCTAGTGTTGATCCAGATGGACGCTGGGAAAACTGGTAA
- the skfA gene encoding sporulation killing factor, with protein sequence MKRNQKEWESVSKKGLIKPGGTSIVKAAGCMGCWASKSIAMTRVCALPHPAMRAI encoded by the coding sequence ATGAAAAGAAACCAAAAAGAATGGGAATCTGTGAGTAAAAAAGGTCTTATAAAGCCAGGGGGTACTTCGATTGTAAAGGCTGCCGGCTGTATGGGCTGCTGGGCCTCGAAGAGTATTGCTATGACACGTGTTTGTGCACTTCCGCATCCTGCTATGAGAGCAATTTAA
- a CDS encoding DUF2294 domain-containing protein, translated as MKKSKGSFESEISKSITQWEKDYLGRGSVSVKTDILRDMIIVNLKGILTPAEYAVCGSKEGMLSIKQTRSELVESGIEELKDIILTITGEEVTSFHTDLSSRTGERVMVFKLFNDLEKNL; from the coding sequence ATGAAAAAATCGAAAGGTTCTTTTGAATCAGAGATCAGTAAGTCAATTACGCAATGGGAAAAGGATTATCTTGGGCGTGGGTCTGTATCTGTTAAGACCGATATCTTGCGGGACATGATCATTGTTAATTTAAAAGGAATTTTAACACCAGCTGAATATGCAGTTTGTGGATCAAAAGAGGGTATGTTATCTATCAAACAAACTCGTTCGGAGTTAGTTGAATCAGGTATAGAAGAACTTAAGGATATTATCCTGACGATAACCGGAGAAGAAGTGACAAGTTTTCATACTGATTTAAGCTCTCGGACAGGTGAACGAGTGATGGTGTTTAAATTATTTAATGATCTTGAGAAGAATCTTTGA
- a CDS encoding carbonic anhydrase — MNVNKKVLFLTDIENGLEPILQEVTNTPAENMLTIQSYGAVISRPYGEIMRSVIIAIYQEDVEEVFVVGTKDKRTSPGNVRTQLETMKDKIQTLDYLFQNCKPEFFGGTVDEWLDGNENSIVAIEKSVEIIRHHPLVPSDVKVRGLIVNPKDGTSSIVDAPAAKTGQASPDHCLS, encoded by the coding sequence ATGAATGTAAATAAAAAAGTATTATTTTTGACGGACATTGAAAACGGCTTGGAGCCTATTTTACAAGAAGTGACTAACACTCCAGCGGAAAATATGCTGACGATACAAAGCTATGGTGCCGTTATCTCACGTCCCTATGGAGAAATCATGAGGTCTGTTATCATTGCAATTTATCAGGAAGATGTTGAGGAGGTTTTTGTTGTAGGCACAAAAGATAAGAGGACTTCCCCAGGCAATGTACGAACTCAACTTGAAACAATGAAAGATAAAATACAAACATTGGATTATCTTTTTCAAAATTGCAAGCCTGAATTTTTTGGTGGTACAGTCGATGAATGGCTAGATGGAAATGAAAATAGTATTGTCGCTATTGAAAAAAGCGTGGAAATCATTCGCCATCATCCACTAGTGCCGTCAGATGTTAAAGTTAGAGGTTTAATCGTTAATCCAAAGGATGGAACATCTTCAATTGTGGATGCTCCTGCTGCTAAAACAGGTCAAGCCTCACCTGATCATTGCTTGTCATGA
- a CDS encoding DUF6407 family protein, translated as MAANLTDFVTKTIEEMSPFDRENIECMKKVMRKAIDFYHLKSYEEVEETHLGSVRFLHVHSIIEENMLSKMIVVTRNGKTDLDIEDVYAGHVVREY; from the coding sequence ATGGCCGCGAATTTAACTGATTTTGTAACGAAAACAATAGAGGAAATGAGTCCGTTTGATCGTGAAAATATAGAATGTATGAAAAAAGTAATGAGAAAAGCAATTGATTTTTATCATTTGAAATCTTATGAAGAAGTTGAGGAAACCCACTTAGGAAGCGTTCGATTTTTGCATGTACACTCTATTATTGAAGAAAATATGTTATCCAAAATGATAGTCGTCACAAGAAACGGTAAAACTGATTTGGATATTGAAGATGTATATGCAGGACATGTTGTAAGAGAATATTAA
- a CDS encoding MFS transporter, which yields MSNTWKIYILAIVSFLVGTSEYIISGILDQIAHTLGITLAAAGQLITIFSLVYALSTPVLMALTASMDRRRLMMYALGLFVFGNVLAFVLPGYGWFIAARIIMAMGAGVVVVTALTIAAKIASEGKQGSAIATVVMGFTASLIIGVPLGRMIAVALGWKSVFGAIALLGLIAMAVIFFTLPHTEGDKPVPLLQQLSLFKKRKVAIGLSITFFWLGGYSVAYTYLSPYLLNISGISGKLLSGVLLIFGVASLVGSKFGGLSTDKWGVSFTLVGGMTLHIVALILLSFVTHSYIGVLVILILWSFAAWSTGPTQQFHLATIEPEMSGVLLSINQSMMQLAMAVGAGIGGVFVENVSLASITWIGASGVMIAIMASLLIFNSQPKQALKDINQ from the coding sequence ATGTCTAATACTTGGAAAATTTATATTTTAGCCATTGTCAGCTTTTTAGTTGGAACCTCAGAGTACATCATTTCGGGAATTTTGGATCAAATTGCTCATACTCTCGGGATCACTTTGGCTGCCGCGGGCCAGCTTATTACGATCTTTTCACTTGTATATGCTCTTTCCACACCCGTACTTATGGCATTGACAGCAAGTATGGATAGACGCAGGTTGATGATGTATGCCCTCGGTTTGTTTGTGTTTGGCAATGTCCTGGCTTTTGTACTGCCTGGTTATGGATGGTTTATTGCTGCTCGGATCATTATGGCGATGGGAGCAGGTGTGGTTGTTGTCACCGCATTAACGATTGCCGCTAAGATTGCATCGGAAGGGAAGCAAGGTAGTGCCATCGCTACTGTTGTTATGGGATTTACCGCCTCTTTAATCATAGGTGTTCCGCTTGGAAGAATGATAGCAGTAGCATTAGGCTGGAAGTCTGTATTTGGTGCAATTGCTTTGTTGGGATTGATCGCAATGGCCGTTATATTCTTTACTCTTCCGCATACTGAAGGGGATAAGCCTGTACCTTTGCTTCAACAGCTTTCTCTTTTCAAAAAACGGAAAGTGGCGATAGGATTATCAATCACTTTCTTCTGGCTCGGGGGATACTCTGTTGCTTATACCTATCTGTCACCGTATCTCTTGAACATTTCAGGAATAAGCGGCAAGTTGCTTAGCGGTGTTTTGCTTATATTTGGAGTTGCCAGTTTAGTTGGATCGAAATTTGGGGGATTAAGCACCGACAAATGGGGAGTGTCTTTTACACTTGTTGGCGGAATGACATTGCATATCGTCGCACTGATTCTGCTGTCATTTGTCACTCATTCCTATATCGGAGTGTTGGTGATTCTCATATTATGGTCGTTTGCCGCATGGTCTACCGGTCCGACACAGCAATTTCACTTGGCTACAATAGAACCGGAAATGTCAGGTGTTTTGCTCAGCATTAATCAGTCCATGATGCAACTCGCCATGGCAGTCGGCGCAGGGATAGGGGGAGTTTTTGTAGAAAACGTATCATTGGCCTCGATTACCTGGATTGGTGCATCAGGGGTTATGATTGCAATTATGGCATCATTGCTGATTTTTAATTCACAACCGAAACAGGCGCTAAAAGATATCAATCAATAA
- a CDS encoding NADH dehydrogenase subunit 5: MLVSSSLLTLFFMMLIASGISGLLFLHPRVPLSFIRIHIGILALPPLVSLVILANGSVNGNVGPWYLDSLAWLMAFFVLAIGLIIQRFSVRYLMGDRSYRKYFALFTFTTGAASIAWLSGDLRLMVVFWGATLVGLTLLIRLNSAWQVASEAAKVSGRLFLLSWFSLFFAMIWLFQVTGQWQLSLVLTNESLAQLGGWERTGINLLIVLAVIIPAAQWPFQRWLIESIVAPTPVSAIMHAGLVNAGGIILARFSPLFNGGIASIILLMLAGISVLIGTGISLVQVDYKRQLVGSTIGQMGFMLIQCALGAYVAAIIHLILHGLFKATLFLQAGSAVRSHEVSAGVNIGTSYLWIMGGRILSLVIGVSFWLTAPDEGYQFISALILGWSLSVSWTQLVAFGEGRLGRIVGITFLGGAALVYFIIHSLFYEWLHTIAFQSVQPPMSAVIIVVCLLLFGSALGTWVARHRSSVFFAVLYLWLVRLGEAKPKTVERHPDYLKQYLS; encoded by the coding sequence ATGTTAGTTTCGTCATCATTATTAACATTATTTTTTATGATGCTTATTGCATCTGGGATAAGCGGACTATTGTTTTTACATCCACGCGTACCCTTGAGCTTTATTCGCATTCATATTGGTATTTTGGCTTTACCACCGTTGGTATCCTTAGTCATTCTTGCCAATGGCAGTGTGAATGGAAATGTGGGCCCTTGGTACTTAGATTCCTTAGCTTGGTTAATGGCTTTCTTTGTTTTAGCAATTGGCCTAATCATTCAGCGTTTTTCTGTACGTTACTTAATGGGGGATCGATCTTATCGAAAATATTTTGCGCTTTTTACTTTCACTACAGGTGCTGCTTCAATTGCATGGTTAAGTGGTGATCTCCGCCTGATGGTTGTTTTTTGGGGAGCAACTCTTGTCGGTTTAACCTTACTTATCAGGTTAAACAGTGCATGGCAAGTGGCTAGTGAAGCAGCCAAGGTTTCTGGCCGCTTATTTTTGTTAAGTTGGTTTTCTTTGTTTTTCGCGATGATTTGGCTTTTTCAAGTCACAGGCCAATGGCAGTTATCATTGGTTTTAACAAATGAAAGTTTAGCTCAACTGGGGGGATGGGAGAGAACAGGGATTAATCTATTGATTGTATTAGCAGTGATCATTCCCGCAGCTCAATGGCCATTCCAAAGATGGTTAATTGAGTCTATTGTTGCTCCAACTCCTGTTTCTGCGATTATGCACGCAGGTTTAGTCAATGCAGGCGGGATTATACTAGCCCGGTTTTCACCTCTATTTAATGGTGGTATAGCTTCGATTATTTTACTTATGCTTGCTGGGATCTCTGTATTGATTGGAACTGGCATTAGTTTAGTCCAGGTTGACTATAAACGCCAGTTAGTAGGCTCCACGATTGGACAAATGGGGTTTATGCTCATTCAGTGTGCATTAGGTGCGTATGTAGCAGCCATTATTCATCTTATTTTACATGGTTTATTCAAAGCTACGTTGTTTTTACAAGCTGGTTCAGCGGTACGGTCTCATGAAGTATCGGCTGGCGTTAATATAGGAACATCCTATTTATGGATCATGGGTGGTCGGATTTTATCCTTAGTTATAGGGGTTTCTTTTTGGCTCACGGCTCCTGATGAGGGGTATCAATTCATTAGTGCGCTAATCTTAGGGTGGTCATTGTCCGTTTCTTGGACTCAGCTCGTAGCTTTTGGAGAGGGAAGACTTGGCCGAATTGTTGGCATAACATTTTTAGGAGGAGCAGCTCTCGTATATTTTATCATTCATAGCCTCTTCTATGAGTGGTTGCATACAATCGCTTTTCAAAGTGTTCAGCCTCCAATGTCAGCTGTGATCATTGTCGTATGTCTCTTACTATTTGGCAGTGCTTTAGGTACGTGGGTTGCTCGTCATCGTTCTTCCGTTTTCTTCGCAGTACTCTATCTTTGGTTAGTGCGATTAGGTGAAGCAAAACCAAAGACAGTAGAGAGACATCCAGACTACCTTAAACAATATTTATCATAA
- a CDS encoding undecaprenyl-diphosphatase, whose translation MVLGLDISEVNISLFRLVNDLGKEHPFLNPVFSFIAEYMVFLLALSVLFIWFTRDTDNRIMILCASIAFICAFTIGKVAGVFHSNYQPFVELGEVNKLIHKEKDNSFPSDHTILFFSYCISFWLFKRGWSILWVLLAVLVGVSRIWVGVHYPFDVLAGVLISLAVSTFIYLTIPKLNVTQTTIKIYGKCENMLLYRFKRKENKSKNF comes from the coding sequence ATGGTGTTGGGTTTGGATATTTCAGAAGTTAATATATCACTGTTTAGACTAGTTAATGACCTAGGAAAAGAACATCCCTTTTTGAATCCTGTATTTAGTTTTATTGCTGAATATATGGTTTTTTTACTTGCACTAAGTGTTCTTTTTATTTGGTTTACAAGAGATACGGATAATAGAATTATGATTCTTTGTGCATCTATCGCTTTCATTTGTGCCTTTACGATAGGGAAGGTTGCAGGGGTATTTCACTCGAATTATCAACCTTTTGTTGAATTGGGAGAGGTTAATAAACTGATACATAAAGAAAAAGACAATTCTTTTCCAAGTGACCATACAATTTTATTCTTCTCATATTGTATTTCATTCTGGCTCTTTAAGAGAGGCTGGTCAATTTTATGGGTATTGTTAGCTGTTCTTGTGGGAGTCTCCCGTATATGGGTTGGGGTTCATTATCCCTTTGATGTTCTAGCAGGAGTATTAATAAGCCTAGCAGTTTCAACTTTTATATATTTAACAATCCCTAAACTAAATGTTACTCAAACTACCATAAAAATTTATGGAAAATGTGAAAACATGCTTCTTTATCGCTTCAAAAGAAAGGAAAACAAGTCAAAAAACTTTTAG
- the skfB gene encoding sporulation killing factor system radical SAM maturase translates to MSNDRVKDIDLPELAVHLQPHGAVMVDRKSMFYFRLSGRGAQLAFLLSKNKNLHKTARIWEIVQKEEMSAEQLKDELSAHPFTEAWTQGLLDQPLHVSGSLDSYLPISCTLQLTNACNLSCSFCYASSGKPYPQELYSEQWILVMQKLAAHGVSDITLTGGEAKLIKGFKELVVAASSLFTNVNVFSNGLNWRDDEVELLSHLGNVSVQISIDGMDDTHDRLRGRKGGFKESMNTIKKLSEANIPVIVAMTINESNAGEVSDVVERCANAGAFIFRAGKTLSVGRATEGFRALAVDFEELVKNQLREARVRWGDCLNIIDWEHEESSFTTDFCTPGYLAWYIRADGYVTPCQLEDLPLGHILEDSMADIGSPDRLFQLKCDAKNCKCIGKIELSEPDLPFQKEVKVGMRNE, encoded by the coding sequence ATGTCAAATGATCGGGTTAAGGATATCGATTTACCAGAGTTAGCGGTTCATTTACAGCCTCATGGTGCAGTAATGGTTGATAGAAAAAGTATGTTTTATTTTAGACTCAGTGGACGTGGAGCACAGTTGGCGTTTCTTTTATCAAAAAACAAAAACCTCCACAAAACGGCACGTATTTGGGAAATTGTACAGAAAGAAGAGATGAGTGCTGAACAATTAAAAGATGAGCTTAGTGCCCATCCCTTTACAGAGGCTTGGACGCAAGGGCTGTTAGATCAGCCTTTACATGTTTCAGGTTCGTTAGATTCATATTTACCTATTAGTTGTACTCTGCAGTTGACAAATGCATGTAATTTAAGCTGTTCTTTTTGTTATGCCAGCTCAGGAAAACCATATCCGCAGGAACTATATAGTGAACAATGGATTTTGGTTATGCAAAAGCTAGCAGCCCATGGAGTTTCTGATATTACACTGACCGGAGGTGAAGCGAAGCTAATTAAAGGGTTTAAAGAATTAGTCGTTGCTGCAAGTTCGCTATTTACCAATGTAAATGTATTTAGTAATGGATTGAATTGGCGAGATGATGAAGTTGAATTACTCAGTCACTTAGGGAATGTTTCTGTACAGATTAGTATTGATGGTATGGATGATACTCATGACCGATTAAGAGGCAGAAAAGGCGGTTTTAAAGAAAGTATGAATACCATCAAAAAATTATCAGAAGCAAACATTCCAGTGATTGTTGCTATGACTATCAATGAGTCTAATGCCGGTGAAGTATCTGATGTGGTGGAGCGATGTGCCAATGCGGGTGCTTTTATCTTTCGTGCAGGAAAAACGTTATCTGTCGGACGAGCGACAGAAGGTTTTAGGGCTTTGGCTGTTGATTTTGAAGAGCTGGTTAAAAATCAGCTTAGGGAAGCCCGTGTCCGATGGGGAGACTGCCTGAACATCATTGACTGGGAGCATGAAGAGAGTTCTTTCACAACAGATTTTTGTACGCCTGGATATCTTGCCTGGTACATTAGAGCAGATGGATATGTAACTCCCTGCCAATTAGAGGATTTGCCACTAGGACATATCTTAGAAGATAGCATGGCAGACATTGGTTCACCTGATCGTTTGTTTCAATTAAAATGTGATGCTAAAAATTGCAAATGTATTGGGAAAATTGAGCTTTCAGAACCGGACTTGCCTTTTCAAAAAGAAGTCAAGGTAGGGATGAGGAATGAATAG
- the glmS gene encoding glutamine--fructose-6-phosphate transaminase (isomerizing) has product MCGIVGYIGQLDAKEILLKGLEKLEYRGYDSAGIAVANEQGVHVFKEKGRIADLREVVDANAEAKAGIGHTRWATHGEPSYLNAHPHQSALGRFTLVHNGVIENYVQLKQEYLQDVELKSDTDTEVVVQVIEQFVNGGLETEEAFRKTLTLLKGSYAIALFDNENRETIFVAKNKSPLLVGLGDTFNVVASDAMAMLQVTNEYVELMDKEMVIVTDDQVVIKNLDGDVISRASYIAELDASDIEKGTYPHYMLKETDEQPVVMRKIIQTYQDEHGKLSVPGDIAAAVAEADRIYIIGCGTSYHAGLVGKQYIEMWASVPVEVHVASEFSYNMPLLSKKPLFIFLSQSGETADSRAVLVQVKALGHKALTITNVPGSTLSREADYTLLLHAGPEIAVASTKAYTAQIAVLAVLASVAADKNGIDIGFDLVKELGIAANAMEALCDQKDEMEMIAREYLTVSRNAFFIGRGLDYFVCVEGALKLKEISYIQAEGFAGGELKHGTIALIEQGTPVFALATQEHVNLSIRGNVKEVAARGANTCIISLKGLDDADDRFVLPEVNPALAPLVSVVPLQLIAYYAALHRGCDVDKPRNLAKSVTVE; this is encoded by the coding sequence ATGTGTGGAATCGTAGGTTATATCGGTCAGCTTGATGCGAAGGAAATTTTACTGAAAGGCTTAGAAAAGCTTGAGTACCGCGGATATGACTCTGCGGGTATCGCTGTTGCCAACGAACAGGGGGTCCATGTGTTCAAAGAAAAAGGACGCATTGCTGATCTTCGTGAAGTTGTGGATGCCAATGCAGAGGCGAAGGCCGGAATTGGCCATACTCGCTGGGCAACACACGGCGAACCAAGCTATCTGAACGCTCACCCGCATCAAAGCGCACTGGGCCGCTTTACACTTGTTCATAACGGCGTGATCGAGAACTATGTTCAGCTGAAACAAGAGTATTTGCAAGATGTAGAGCTCAAAAGTGACACCGATACAGAGGTAGTTGTTCAAGTAATCGAGCAATTTGTCAACGGAGGACTTGAAACAGAAGAAGCGTTCCGCAAAACACTTACACTGTTAAAAGGCTCTTATGCAATTGCTTTATTCGACAACGAAAACAGAGAAACGATTTTTGTAGCGAAAAACAAAAGCCCTCTATTAGTCGGTCTTGGAGATACATTCAACGTCGTAGCATCTGATGCGATGGCAATGCTTCAAGTGACCAATGAATACGTAGAGCTGATGGATAAAGAAATGGTCATCGTCACTGATGATCAAGTTGTCATCAAAAACCTTGATGGTGACGTGATTTCCCGTGCTTCTTATATCGCTGAGCTGGATGCCAGTGATATCGAAAAAGGCACATACCCTCACTACATGTTGAAAGAAACGGATGAGCAGCCTGTTGTCATGCGCAAAATCATCCAAACGTATCAAGATGAACACGGCAAGCTGTCTGTGCCTGGCGATATCGCTGCCGCTGTAGCGGAAGCGGACCGCATCTATATCATTGGCTGCGGAACAAGCTACCATGCAGGACTTGTCGGTAAACAATATATTGAAATGTGGGCAAGTGTGCCGGTTGAAGTGCATGTAGCGAGTGAATTCTCTTACAACATGCCGCTCCTGTCTAAGAAACCGCTCTTCATTTTCCTTTCTCAAAGCGGAGAAACAGCAGACAGCCGCGCGGTACTTGTTCAAGTCAAAGCGCTCGGACATAAAGCTCTGACAATCACAAACGTACCGGGATCAACGCTTTCTCGTGAAGCTGATTACACATTGCTGCTTCATGCAGGCCCTGAAATCGCTGTTGCGTCAACGAAAGCATACACTGCACAAATCGCAGTTCTTGCGGTTCTTGCATCTGTAGCTGCAGACAAAAACGGCATTGATATCGGATTTGACCTCGTTAAAGAACTTGGTATCGCTGCAAACGCAATGGAAGCCCTTTGCGACCAGAAAGACGAAATGGAAATGATCGCACGTGAATACTTGACTGTATCCAGAAACGCTTTCTTCATCGGACGCGGCCTTGACTACTTCGTATGTGTCGAAGGCGCACTGAAGCTGAAAGAGATTTCTTACATCCAGGCTGAAGGTTTTGCCGGCGGAGAGCTGAAGCACGGCACGATTGCTTTGATCGAACAAGGTACACCAGTATTCGCACTGGCGACACAAGAGCACGTAAACCTAAGCATCCGCGGAAACGTCAAAGAAGTTGCCGCTCGCGGAGCAAACACATGCATCATCTCACTGAAAGGCCTAGACGATGCGGATGACAGATTCGTACTGCCGGAAGTAAACCCAGCGCTTGCTCCATTGGTTTCTGTTGTTCCATTGCAGCTGATCGCTTACTATGCTGCACTGCATCGCGGCTGTGATGTTGATAAGCCTCGTAACCTTGCGAAGAGTGTTACTGTGGAGTAA